Proteins encoded within one genomic window of Lampris incognitus isolate fLamInc1 chromosome 19, fLamInc1.hap2, whole genome shotgun sequence:
- the LOC130129580 gene encoding basic helix-loop-helix domain-containing protein USF3 produces the protein MPEMTETQSPGRKPKKKKNKESHNAVERHRKEKINAGINRIGNLLPCSQALKQSKNMILDQAFRYITDLKKQNDTMLLEGGDKVQAEEIRRLRRQLEELRKESAHYIDLLKAHDINFLEDPTIHWKGKQRCAKVAKVTPCHQLPKGIIVYSNGNVICPAGKETNVGKQPPEAVIVNPSPEVGAGMRVNGAFLQVNASSSAPSLIPSAAVSPTESMPGLRVVEQCVVDTAATPSTLPPSVSYITLQIPAITTTLHQQPQPATPAQSLTVAGSLASQLPSQSPAQPVSSLTALHHTVTTSKAVVSEVSSLVTQDSAIRTVSHTTVANCSALLRAGAAGSTQTTWTTLQLAGNTVQPVCQSLSTAEVGNASQAVQQLTVCPPGNKQSVQPIQIQMRPQAPVQQAPIMAHIQAQPIQRPAQLRPAILTQAQPQPVLAPQPQCAVLPQSTIVPQPIVVSQPQPAVLQPASVIPHPQSSIIPQPQPQATVLPLLQTMQLLQVNPTGATVSGVTAPQNTKNPSVVILQHANTCPAQSIVREELTNQTPCQHIVIIQAPNQTAPAPQTPQVGMVPAAVPTAVPAVPTQIATTSCATSTTCLQTVGGKQLVHILPRPIQPQVTQPSQVTQVSSTPSIPPSPQTFTVNGQVFALHPMKTSDKGGSQGGQSTLQLVQPTTTEEPTTNVALNSLGALSTLNQSISQGLPLSISNQNSVQLPAAPPSVVQPQQPPPSVSVTRATLTPVRQLKQTPCLNPVTPGPAGNVFKTSRRGPRTKRTAAKKTKPIKKIELHWAQNTVTITAKAAAAAGEVSSTKIRDAGNSSPSTQNTVKTKSTCSSSSDPTEPSQTLPHSITPASSTMTISQGVSTASTSTTQSEVIVSQANSSAMATTVTTFNVTTVQPQPTVTSAVAMESKPAVVVGISSPVNKLSVVQSTQPVIATAASTAQTRSAATTASSRHNQSLVTSVFATENQCTLTNVTTITSSLPICTATAAQSTAVVSFQASQNPSVCPPKASKTTDVGSYAKPEPQSTVSPTVSNTIPLSLAAPSLKAVSIPASDASEYRKRVVGGRTLTQQPELSLATSSPSHTAEGKLLQGPGKGRDTRKDGQHTAATEKEGVAAAATADTPSRKDYTVPHQVYTSLDHDIMENPMTSGQQTDSSLSAGAGGGRGFSVASMLPQGHNISASSGSFGTFTFTSEQAEILALAMLEQDSPGRRGGGCSGDNSTSANPTTAIWEPPKTPPTSTNQERNSAGQQAKVSKPMDVAVSKPPTQVLVRAQVRDGAVSGPTATRHPQNISYSQSHPQVQSQSQSQGATVASLSVNNLIRPSSSQQPYPGSPNLASQQGSVPSPVGTTTHISQPSNNALPPCSGSAQLNEYTPLKSALMRAQPGVGVSERHVKNVSKRQAQEEVMLPTGKRPKPCTPTAASVSRMEVKGPDHSQMMVGQLPPNSSAVMTRINPEGAGSHFSTNSFMSTVLRPTDNHCPPQGPPEQNQPGVLHLPHGHSQHPTPQPGQHLGGNHYMKQQQQQQEQQRHHLYQLQHHLTQPDPTQLHSLHQRPLQQQEQQHGQKKRGLVRGTQTGSPAGLQQKHHLEKSGVQPHPHQQQTQHQQHTPQQSQQHPQPQPQHQQPHSQQHQPPPQQHQPQPQAQHQQQQQQQQQQQQLQQQNSHSRHQQHLQQQIQQQQQQQQQHFGARHQEKSCEAQTAGPRAHHGGHLAQQEHLKAGPDHNSMQRLMNSRTLEQQLISQPSNPVSRPSELACAPSRQERHRVSSYSAEALIGKSSSSGDQQQQRMGLHLQPGRSATQEQPDLRGYLDTTRGKANIGHNPQNRLQPDHPGSADVQRVSECPPFKTMGGGGGHQLTSFEAQVSRGGDMAPKSVPPAQRGPQGQQHGGFRMGVGPPGDGRARGGYSAAHPGSQGVQIGGGLPREQEGCHQSFMQSLLSPHLPEQSNHQRPVQCCPPVSMEYSCVPGSSAGDMQAKASSPSVPQTQKTPAMRLGEGNKGHIPQASGNMHGGPGVRAGLSHPPTPHSSSEPGRSSAPSRPPTAVSQRSRHVAQDNQPTKMRPGDRPRSGTLRPSNPFEPEGHLPLSSGGGVLLGRPQSGGEARRGSIVRFMADGAPVTGDNNLVPDQHLAQNFGFPFIAEGGMNPPPPINANSTFIPPVSQPNASRTPALLPVEPQNTLPSFYTSYSPAAHPSLPSEIPLQYFSNQMFTSPSADKGSTAPLNNRFGSILSPPRPVGFGQASFPLLPDMPPMPMTNSSGITPHLSNFSLTSLFPEIATAMPTDGSAMPMSPLLSLSNTSAADSSKQPNRPAHNISHILGHDGSSAV, from the exons ATGCCGGAGATGACAGAAACTCAGAGCCCTGGTCGCAAGCCTAA aaagaagaaaaataaagaatCCCACAATGCAG TTGAGAGACACAGAAAAGAGAAGATCAATGCTGGGATTAATCGCATTGGTAACCTTCTGCCATGCTCCCAGGCTCTGAAACAG AGCAAGAACATGATCTTAGACCAGGCTTTTCGTTATATCACCGACCTGAAGAAACAGAATGATACGATGCTTCTCGAAGGAGGGGATAAAGTGCAAG CGGAGGAGATCCGTCGACTCCGACGTCAGCTGGAAGAGCTAAGGAAGGAGAGTGCCCACTACATTGACCTCCTTAAAGCCCATGACATCAACTTCCTGGAAGACCCCACCATCCACTGGAAGGGCAAACAGCGCTGTGCCAAGGTGGCCAAGGTGACGCCCTGTCATCAACTCCCAAAGGGAATCATCGTCTATTCCAATGGGAATGTTATCTGCCCTGCGGGAAAAGAGACTAACGTGGGGAAACAGCCTCCTGAAGCTGTTATTGTTAATCCATCCCCTGAGGTCGGTGCTGGCATGAGGGTAAACGGAGCCTTCCTGCAGGTTAATGCCTCCTCCTCTGCCCCCTCACTGATTCCCAGTGCTGCAGTGTCCCCCACAGAGTCTATGCCAGGCCTGAGAGTGGTAGAGCAGTGCGTGGTTGACACGGCAGCCACACCGTCCACACTGCCACCGTCTGTATCCTATATAACGCTTCAGATCCCAGCTATTACCACCACCCTACACCAACAGCCCCAGCCTGCCACTCCAGCCCAAAGCTTGACTGTAGCTGGCAGCTTAGCCTCACAGCTCCCCTCTCAAAGCCCTGCTCAGCCTGTCTCAAGTCTCACTGCCCTCCATCACACTGTAACTACATCTAAAGCTGTAGTCTCAGAGGTTAGCTCCTTGGTAACACAAGActctgccatcaggactgtgagcCACACTACTGTTGCCAACTGCTCTGCCCTTCTTAGGGCTGGGGCAGCAGGCAGTACACAAACTACTTGGACCACTTTGCAACTCGCAGGTAACACTGTGCAGCCAGTCTGCCAGAGTCTGTCCACTGCAGAGGTTGGCAATGCAAGCCAGGCTGTCCAGCAGTTGACTGTGTGCCCCCCGGGAAACAAACAATCTGTTCAGCCCATTCAAATCCAGATGCGGCCTCAGGCACCTGTACAGCAGGCACCCATCATGGCTCATATCCAAGCACAGCCAATTCAAAGGCCTGCCCAGCTACGGCCGGCCATCCTGACCCAGGCACAGCCCCAGCCTGTCCTTGCCCCGCAACCCCAATGTGCTGTTCTTCCTCAATCAACCATAGTGCCCCAGCCCATTGTAGTGTCACAGCCTCAGCCTGCTGTACTGCAACCAGCATCAGTGATTCCCCATCCTCAGTCAAGCATtattcctcagccccagccccaggCCACTGTGCTACCTCTGCTCCAGACCATGCAGTTACTGCAGGTTAACCCGACGGGGGCAACAGTGTCTGGAGTAACGGCTCCACAGAACACTAAAAATCCAAGTGTGGTTATCCTGCAACATGCCAATACCTGCCCAGCCCAGTCTATTGTAAGAGAAGAGCTAACCAATCAAACGCCTTGCCAGCATATTGTTATTATTCAAGCCCCCAATCAGACAGCACCTGCACCTCAGACTCCTCAGGTTGGCATGGTGCCTGCTGCTGTTCCCACTGCAGTGCCAGCTGTGCCCACCCAGATTGCCACAACCAGCTGTGCGACATCTACCACTTGCTTACAGACTGTTGGGGGAAAACAGCTGGTGCACATTTTACCACGTCCTATTCAACCACAGGTGACCCAGCCTTCACAGGTTACCCAGGTTTCTTCTACCCCATCTATTCCTCCATCCCCACAAACCTTCACTGTTAATGGGCAGGTTTTTGCCCTGCACCCCATGAAGACCTCAGACAAAGGGGGCTCCCAGGGTGGCCAGAGCACACTGCAGCTGGTGCAGCCCACCACCACAGAGGAACCAACCACCAATGTGGCCCTCAACAGTCTAGGGGCCCTTAGCACCCTCAACCAGAGCATCTCTCAGggcctccctctctccatctcaaacCAAAACAGCGTTCAGCTCCCAGCTGCTCCACCATCAGTGGTCCAGCCCCAACAGCCGCCACCTTCGGTTAGTGTCACCAGAGCAACACTCACTCCTGTCAGACAGCTAAAACAGACACCCTGCTTAAACCCAGTGACACCGGGACCGGCAGGTAATGTCTTTAAAACCTCAAGGAGGGGGCCTCGTACTAAAAGAACCGCAGCCAAGAAGACTAAACCAATCAAGAAGATAGAGCTCCACTGGGCACAAAACACTGTCACCATCACAGCAAAGGCTGCAGCTGCTGCAGGAGAAG TCTCCTCTACAAAGATCAGAGACGCAGGAAATAGTAGCCCCTCAACGCAGAACACAGTGAAAACAAAGTCCACCTGTAGCTCTTCTAGTGACCCAACTGAACCCAGTCAAACCTTGCCACACAGCATAACCCCTGCCAGCAGCACTATGACTATCTCCCAGGGTGTATCCACTGCTAGCACCAGCACAACACAGAGTGAAGTTATTGTCAGTCAGGCTAACAGCAGCGCTATGGCCACAACAGTCACAACTTTCAACGTCACAACAGTCCAGCCCCAGCCCACAGTAACCTCAGCTGTAGCCATGGAGAGTAAACCAGCTGTAGTGGTTGGCATAAGCTCCCCTGTAAACAAACTCTCTGTTGTGCAGAGTACACAGCCTGTCATCGCTACTGCAGCTAGCACAGCACAAACTAGatcagcagccaccactgccagttcAAGACACAACCAATCTCTGGTCACTAGCGTATTTGCCACTGAGAATCAGTGTACCCTGACCAATGTGACTACCATCACTAGTAGCCTTCCAATTTGCACTGCTACAGCTGCTCAGAGCACGGCTGTGGTCTCATTCCAGGCTTCTCAAAACCCTTCAGTGTGCCCTCCGAAAGCATCCAAAACCACAGATGTTGGATCCTATGCTAAGCCTGAGCCTCAATCCACTGTATCTCCCACTGTGTCCAATACCATTCCTCTCTCACTGGCTGCTCCATCCCTTAAAGCAGTTTCTATTCCAGCCTCAGACGCTTCAGAGTATAGAAAAAGGGTTGTGGGTGGTAGAACTCTGACTCAGCAGCCAGAGCTGAGCTTGGCTACATCTTCTCCCTCCCACACTGCTGAGGGCAAACTGCTCCAGGGTCCCGGGAAGGGCAGGGATACTCGGAAGGATGGACAGCACACAGCAGCAACAGAGAAAGAGGGTGTGGCCGCTGCTGCTACAGCTGACACACCCTCCAGGAAAGACTACACTGTACCTCATCAGGTGTACACCAGTTTAGATCATGACATCATGGAGAATCCAATGACATCTGGTCAACAGACAGACTCTTCCTTGTCTGCAGGTGCTGGAGGAGGAAGGGGCTTCTCTGTGGCCTCAATGCTGCCCCAGGGCCACAATATCAGTGCTTCGTCTGGCTCATTTGGAACATTTACATTCACCTCTGAGCAGGCAGAGATCCTGGCTCTGGCCATGCTAGAGCAGGACAGCCCTGGGAGAAGGGGCGGAGGCTGCTCTGGAGACAATTCCACTTCTGCCAACCCAACCACAGCTATATGGGAGCCCCCAAAGACACCACCCACCTCCACCAACCAGGAGCGAAACTCAGCTGGACAACAGGCAAAGGTGAGTAAGCCTATGGATGTGGCAGTGAGTAAACCCCCCACCCAGGTGTTGGTCAGAGCACAAGTCAGAGATGGGGCTGTCAGTGGGCCTACAGCAACCAGGCATCCACAGAACATCTCTTACTCCCAGTCTCACCCACAGGTCCAGTCTCAGAGCCAATCCCAGGGTGCCACTGTGGCTAGCCTCAGTGTCAACAACCTGATCAGGCCCAGCTCCAGTCAGCAGCCCTACCCTGGCTCCCCTAACCTGGCTAGCCAACAGGGCTCAGTCCCATCCCCAGTGGGGACAACCACCCATATATCCCAACCATCAAACAATGCTCTCCCGCCTTGCTCTGGCTCAGCCCAGCTGAATGAGTACACCCCCTTAAAGAGTGCCCTGATGAGGGCTCAACCTGGGGTTGGTGTGAGTGAGAGGCACGTTAAGAATGTTTCCAAGCGCCAAGCTCAGGAGGAGGTGATGCTGCCCACTGGGAAAAGGCCCAAGCCTTGTACTCCAACAGCAGCCAGTGTCAGCAGAATGGAGGTGAAAGGCCCAGACCATAGCCAAATGATGGTGGGCCAGTTACCCCCCAACTCTTCTGCTGTCATGACCAGGATTAACCCAGAAGGTGCTGGAAGCCATTTCTCCACAAACTCTTTCATGAGCACTGTCCTCCGGCCCACTGATAACCACTGCCCACCACAAGGACCCCCTGAACAGAACCAGCCAGGGGTCCTACACCTGCCCCATGGGCACTCACAGCATCCTACGCCTCAGCCTGGTCAACATCTGGGGGGTAACCATTACAtgaaacaacagcagcagcagcaggagcagcagaggCACCACCTGTACCAGCTGCAACATCACCTCACACAGCCTGACCCGACACAGCTCCACTCCCTCCACCAGAGGCCactgcagcagcaggagcagcaacaCGGCCAGAAGAAGCGGGGACTGGTGCGAGGCACCCAGACTGGCTCTCCTGCAGGCTTGCAACAGAAACATCACCTGGAAAAGTCTGGAGTTCAGCCTCACCCACATCAACAACAGACGCAACACCAACAGCACACACCGCAGCAATCCCAGCAACACCCACAAccacagccccagcaccaacagCCTCATTCCCAACAGCACCAACCACCACCCCAACAGCACCAACCTCAGCCCCAGGCACAAcatcaacaacagcaacaacaacagcagcagcaacaacagttACAGCAGCAGAACTCCCACTCCAGACACCAGCAGCACCTCCAGCAGCagatccagcagcagcagcaacagcagcaacagcacttTGGGGCTCGACACCAGGAGAAGAGCTGCGAGGCCCAGACAGCTGGGCCCAGGGCACACCATGGCGGCCACCTGGCCCAGCAAGAGCACCTCAAG GCTGGTCCGGATCATAAtagcatgcagagactgatgaaCTCCAGGACCCTGGAGCAGCAGCTCATCTCCCAGCCCAGCAACCCTGTGTCCCGGCCTTCCGAGCTGGCCTGTGCCCCATCCCGCCAGGAACGCCACCGAGTCTCCAGTTACTCTGCTGAAGCACTTATCGGCAAGAGCTCCTCCAGTGGAGATCAACAGCAGCAGCGCATGGGCCTCCACCTTCAGCCGGGTCGCAGTGCCACGCAGGAGCAGCCCGACCTCCGGGGTTATCTGGACACGACCCGAGGGAAGGCCAACATCGGACACAACCCCCAGAACCGTCTGCAACCAGACCATCCGGGCTCGGCTGACGTTCAGCGGGTCTCCGAGTGCCCCCCGTTCAAGACCATGGGCGGGGGAGGAGGGCATCAGCTTACCAGCTTTGAGGCTCAGGTGTCTCGTGGGGGAGACATGGCACCCAAATCGGTGCCACCTGCCCAGAGAGGACCTCAGGGGCAGCAGCATGGGGGGTTCAGGATGGGTGTTGGGCCTCCAGGAGATGGCAGAGCCCGCGGGGGCTACAGTGCCGCTCACCCTGGTTCCCAGGGAGTACAGATAGGGGGTGGGCTGCCCCGGGAGCAGGAAGGCTGCCACCAGAGCTTCATGCAGAGCCtcctgtctccccacctgcctgaACAAAGCAACCACCAGCGGCCCGTCCAGTGCTGTCCCCCGGTCAGCATGGAGTATAGCTGTGTGCCTGGTAGCTCTGCAGGGGACATGCAGGCCAAAGCATCCAGCCCCAGCGTACCGCAGACCCAGAAGACCCCAGCCATGAGGCTTGGAGAGGGCAACAAGGGTCATATTCCTCAGGCCAGTGGGAACATGCACGGAGGCCCAGGTGTGCGAGCAGGCCTTTCTCATCCCCCTACCCCACACAGCAGCTCCGAGCCAGGCCGCTCCTCGGCCCCCTCCAGACCCCCCACCGCTGTCAGCCAGCGCTCTCGCCATGTTGCCCAGGATAACCAACCCACCAAGATGAGACCTGGTGACCGGCCCCGATCAGGCACCCTGAGACCCAGCAACCCCTTTGAGCCAGAGGGACACCTGCCTCTGTCCTCTGGGGGAGGGGTGCTGCTGGGACGACCCCAGTCTGGAGGAGAGGCCAGACGCGGCAGCATTGTGCGCTTCATGGCAGATGGTGCTCCCGTTACTGGTGACAATAACCTGGTGCCAGATCAACACCTAGCCCAGAACTTTGGCTTCCCCTTCATCGCTGAAGGAGGGATGAATCCTCCTCCTCCCATCAATGCCAACTCCACATTCATTCCTCCGGTCAGCCAGCCCAACGCCTCCCGCACCCCTGCCCTCCTGCCTGTAGAACCACAGAACACCCTGCCCTCCTTCTACACCTCTTACTCTCCTGCTGCCCACCCCAGTCTCCCCAGTGAGATCCCACTGCAGTACTTCTCCAACCAGATGTTTACCAGCCCCAGCGCCGACAAGGGCAGCACTGCCCCCCTCAACAACCGCTTCGGCTCTATCCTATCCCCGCCCCGCCCTGTGGGCTTTGGCCAGGCCAGCTTCCCCCTGCTTCCAGATATGCCCCCTATGCCCATGACTAACTCATCAGGCATCACCCCCCACCTGTCCAATTTCAGTCTCACCTCTCTATTCCCCGAGATCGCCACAGCCATGCCCACTGACGGCTCAGCCATGCCAATGTCCCCGCTGCTGTCTCTTTCCAACACCTCGGCTGCTGATTCTAGCAAGCAGCCCAATAGGCCTGCCCACAATATCAGCCACATACTGGGCCATGACGGCAGCTCTGCTGTATAG
- the naa50 gene encoding N-alpha-acetyltransferase 50 isoform X1 yields MKGSRIELGDVTPHNIKQLKRLNQVIFPVSYNDKFYKDVLEVGELAKLAYFNDIAVGAVCCRVDHSQNQKRLYIMTLGCLAPYRRLGIGTKMLNHVLNICEKDGTFDNIYLHVQISNESAIDFYQKFGFEIIETKKNYYKRIEPADAHVLQKSLRSPCAPPTGELHKSE; encoded by the exons ATGAAGGG TAGCCGGATCGAGCTGGGGGATGTTACGCCCCACAACATTAAGCAACTGAAACGCTTGAACCAGGTCATCTTTCCTGTCAGTTATAATGACAAGTTCTACAAAGATGTACTGGAAGTGGGAGAGCTTGCCAAACTAG CGTACTTCAATGACATTGCAGTGGGAGCTGTATGCTGCCGAGTGGATCACTCCCAGAACCAGAAGAGACTGTACATCATGACACTTGGCTGCCTAGCACCCTATCGTAGACTAGGAATTG GTACAAAGATGCTGAATCATGTGTTAAACATCTGTGAGAAAGATGGCACCTTTGATAATATTTACCT TCATGTGCAGATCAGCAATGAGTCGGCCATTGACTTTTACCAGAAGTTTGGCTTTGAGATCATTGAAACAAAAAAGAATTACTACAAGAGGATAGAGCCTGCAGACGCTCATGTGCTGCAGAAGAGTCTGCGCAGCCCATGTGCGCCCCCCACTGGAGAGTTACATAAGTCAGAGTAG
- the naa50 gene encoding N-alpha-acetyltransferase 50 isoform X2 → MKGRIELGDVTPHNIKQLKRLNQVIFPVSYNDKFYKDVLEVGELAKLAYFNDIAVGAVCCRVDHSQNQKRLYIMTLGCLAPYRRLGIGTKMLNHVLNICEKDGTFDNIYLHVQISNESAIDFYQKFGFEIIETKKNYYKRIEPADAHVLQKSLRSPCAPPTGELHKSE, encoded by the exons ATGAAGGG CCGGATCGAGCTGGGGGATGTTACGCCCCACAACATTAAGCAACTGAAACGCTTGAACCAGGTCATCTTTCCTGTCAGTTATAATGACAAGTTCTACAAAGATGTACTGGAAGTGGGAGAGCTTGCCAAACTAG CGTACTTCAATGACATTGCAGTGGGAGCTGTATGCTGCCGAGTGGATCACTCCCAGAACCAGAAGAGACTGTACATCATGACACTTGGCTGCCTAGCACCCTATCGTAGACTAGGAATTG GTACAAAGATGCTGAATCATGTGTTAAACATCTGTGAGAAAGATGGCACCTTTGATAATATTTACCT TCATGTGCAGATCAGCAATGAGTCGGCCATTGACTTTTACCAGAAGTTTGGCTTTGAGATCATTGAAACAAAAAAGAATTACTACAAGAGGATAGAGCCTGCAGACGCTCATGTGCTGCAGAAGAGTCTGCGCAGCCCATGTGCGCCCCCCACTGGAGAGTTACATAAGTCAGAGTAG